The proteins below come from a single Fusobacterium nucleatum genomic window:
- a CDS encoding ArsA family ATPase: MRILIYTGKGGVGKTSIAAATALFLANSGKKVILMSTDQAHSLGDVLDKKLNGKISQVFQNLDVVEIDTIEESQKVWRNLQDYLKQIISAKANNGIEIDEVLLFPGLEEIFSLLKILDIYEANKYDIMVVDCAPTGQSLSMLTYSEKLNILADTILPMVQSINSIFGSFVSKKTSVPKPRDIVFEEFKNLVKRLTKLYEIFHKRDSTSIRIVTTPEQIVLEEARRNYAWLQLYNFNVDAIYMNKLYPKEAMEGYFEGWKNIQKDSIHLAEESFSEQKLFKLELQAEEIHGKNSLEKIAKILYKNINPAEIFCQIESFRIEEVNGTRILTIHLPFAKEENISVIKEKYDIIISLLNETRRFHLPDKLKTRKISGYSYKNGELIISMDYE, translated from the coding sequence TTGAGAATTTTAATTTATACAGGAAAAGGTGGAGTTGGAAAGACAAGTATAGCAGCAGCAACAGCACTTTTTTTAGCAAATTCAGGAAAAAAGGTTATACTTATGAGCACGGATCAGGCTCATAGTTTAGGAGATGTTTTAGATAAAAAATTAAATGGAAAAATCTCTCAAGTATTTCAAAATTTAGATGTAGTAGAAATTGATACTATAGAAGAAAGTCAAAAAGTGTGGAGAAATTTACAGGATTATTTAAAGCAAATTATTTCTGCAAAGGCAAACAATGGAATAGAGATAGATGAAGTATTATTATTTCCAGGATTGGAAGAAATATTTTCCTTACTTAAAATTTTAGATATTTACGAAGCAAATAAATATGATATTATGGTTGTAGATTGTGCACCAACTGGACAATCTCTTTCAATGCTAACATATTCTGAAAAGTTAAATATATTGGCAGATACTATCTTACCAATGGTACAAAGTATAAACTCTATTTTTGGTTCTTTTGTCTCAAAAAAAACTTCTGTTCCTAAGCCAAGAGATATTGTTTTTGAAGAATTTAAAAATTTAGTAAAAAGATTAACAAAACTTTATGAGATTTTTCATAAACGGGATAGTACTAGTATTAGAATAGTTACAACTCCTGAGCAAATTGTCTTAGAAGAAGCACGCCGAAACTATGCTTGGCTACAACTTTATAATTTTAATGTGGATGCTATCTATATGAATAAACTATATCCAAAAGAAGCTATGGAAGGGTATTTTGAAGGCTGGAAAAATATCCAAAAAGATAGTATACATCTTGCAGAAGAAAGTTTTTCTGAGCAAAAACTTTTTAAGTTAGAATTACAGGCTGAGGAAATTCATGGAAAAAATTCTCTTGAAAAAATAGCAAAGATTCTTTATAAAAATATTAACCCAGCAGAAATTTTCTGTCAAATAGAATCTTTTAGAATAGAGGAGGTTAATGGAACTCGTATACTTACTATTCATTTACCTTTTGCAAAAGAAGAAAATATTTCTGTTATAAAAGAAAAATATGATATTATAATTTCTTTATTAAATGAAACAAGACGGTTTCACTTACCAGATAAACTAAAAACAAGAAAAATTAGTGGGTATTCCTATAAGAATGGTGAATTAATAATTAGTATGGATTATGAGTAA
- a CDS encoding FAD-binding oxidoreductase — MGDHIYNKVSEDLVEKFKKIVPGKVYTKDEINKDFFHDEMPIYGEGEPEVVIDVTTTEAISEIMKLCYENNIPVTPRGAGTGLTGASVAVTGGVMLNMTKMNKILGYDYENFVVKVEPGVLLNDLAEDALKQGLLYPPDPGEKFATLGGNVSTNAGGMRAVKYGTTRDYVRAMTVVLPTGEIIKLGATVSKTSTGYSLLNLMIGSEGTLGVITELTLKLIPAPKETISLIIPYENLDECIATVPKFFMNHLQPQALEFMEREIVLASERYIGKSVFPQKLDGVDIGAYLLVTFDGNNMEALEEITERASEVVLEAGALDVLVADTPAKKKDAWAARSSFLEAIEAETKLLDECDVVVPVNQIAPYLHYVNETGKKYDFTVKSFGHAGDGNLHIYACSNDMEIGEFKRQVEEFLMDIYKKASELGGLISGEHGIGYGKMQFLADFSGEVNMRLMRGIKEVFDPKMILNPNKVCYKV, encoded by the coding sequence ATGGGAGATCATATTTACAACAAAGTAAGTGAAGATTTAGTGGAAAAATTTAAAAAAATTGTTCCAGGAAAAGTTTATACTAAAGATGAGATAAACAAAGATTTTTTCCATGATGAGATGCCTATTTATGGGGAGGGAGAACCAGAAGTTGTTATAGATGTAACAACAACAGAGGCAATTTCAGAAATTATGAAATTGTGTTATGAAAATAATATTCCAGTTACTCCAAGAGGAGCAGGAACAGGATTGACTGGAGCATCTGTGGCAGTAACTGGTGGAGTTATGCTAAATATGACAAAGATGAACAAAATTTTAGGTTATGACTATGAAAATTTTGTTGTTAAGGTAGAACCAGGAGTTTTATTAAATGATTTAGCTGAAGATGCTTTGAAACAAGGATTGTTGTATCCACCTGATCCAGGTGAAAAGTTTGCAACACTTGGAGGAAATGTTTCAACAAATGCTGGTGGAATGAGAGCAGTAAAATATGGAACTACAAGAGATTATGTTAGAGCTATGACTGTTGTACTTCCAACTGGTGAAATTATAAAATTAGGAGCAACAGTTTCAAAAACTAGTACAGGATATAGTTTATTAAACTTAATGATAGGTTCAGAAGGAACATTAGGAGTTATAACAGAATTAACTTTAAAATTAATTCCTGCTCCAAAAGAAACTATAAGTTTAATTATACCTTATGAAAATCTGGATGAATGTATAGCAACAGTTCCTAAATTTTTCATGAACCATTTACAACCTCAAGCATTAGAATTTATGGAAAGAGAAATAGTATTAGCTTCTGAAAGATATATTGGTAAGAGTGTATTCCCTCAAAAATTAGATGGAGTAGATATAGGAGCTTATCTATTAGTTACTTTTGATGGAAATAATATGGAAGCATTGGAAGAAATTACTGAGAGAGCTTCTGAAGTAGTTTTAGAAGCAGGAGCATTGGATGTTTTAGTTGCAGATACTCCAGCTAAGAAAAAAGATGCTTGGGCAGCAAGAAGCAGTTTCTTAGAAGCTATTGAGGCAGAAACTAAATTATTAGATGAATGTGATGTTGTTGTTCCAGTTAATCAAATAGCTCCTTACTTACATTATGTAAATGAAACTGGTAAAAAATATGATTTTACTGTAAAGAGTTTTGGACATGCAGGAGATGGAAATTTACATATTTATGCTTGCAGTAATGATATGGAAATAGGAGAATTTAAGCGTCAAGTTGAAGAATTTTTGATGGATATATATAAGAAAGCATCTGAACTTGGAGGGTTAATTTCAGGGGAACATGGAATAGGTTATGGAAAAATGCAATTCTTAGCTGACTTCTCAGGAGAAGTAAATATGAGACTCATGAGAGGAATAAAAGAAGTATTTGACCCTAAGATGATTTTAAATCCAAATAAGGTTTGTTATAAAGTGTAG
- a CDS encoding acyl-CoA dehydrogenase family protein, with product MAYLISEEAQDLLKDVKKFCDNEVREQCKEYDKSGEWPKEIYDKAIEQGYQALEVPEKYGGPGLKRVDIAALIEEMAIADAGFATTISASGLAMKPVFISGTEEQKQRMCDLVLEGGFGAFCLTEPGAGSDASAGRTTAVKDGNEYVLNGRKCFITNGAVASFYCITAITDKEKGLKGISMFFVEKGTKGLSTGNHEDKMGIRTSNTCDVVLEDCRIPASALVGKEGEGFAIAMKTLDQARSWIGCIAVGIAQRGIQEAIAYGKERIQFGKPIIKNQALQFKIADMEIKTETARQMVAHALTKMDLGLPYGKESAIAKCYAGDIAMQVSSEAIQMFGGYGYSREYPVEKLIRDSKIFQIFEGTNEIQRIVIANNVIGR from the coding sequence ATGGCTTATTTAATTTCTGAAGAAGCTCAAGATTTATTGAAGGATGTAAAAAAATTCTGTGACAACGAAGTGAGAGAACAATGTAAGGAATATGATAAGAGTGGAGAATGGCCAAAAGAAATATATGATAAGGCTATTGAACAAGGTTATCAAGCACTTGAAGTTCCTGAAAAATATGGAGGACCAGGGTTAAAAAGAGTTGATATAGCAGCATTAATTGAAGAAATGGCAATAGCTGATGCAGGTTTTGCAACTACTATTTCAGCAAGTGGTCTTGCAATGAAACCAGTTTTCATTTCAGGAACTGAAGAACAAAAACAAAGAATGTGTGATTTAGTTTTAGAAGGTGGATTTGGTGCATTTTGTTTAACAGAGCCTGGAGCTGGATCTGATGCTAGTGCTGGAAGAACAACAGCTGTTAAAGATGGAAATGAATATGTTTTAAATGGTAGAAAATGTTTTATCACTAATGGAGCAGTGGCATCTTTCTATTGTATTACTGCTATAACAGATAAAGAAAAAGGATTAAAGGGAATTTCAATGTTCTTTGTAGAAAAAGGAACAAAAGGACTTAGCACTGGAAATCATGAAGATAAAATGGGTATAAGAACATCTAACACTTGTGATGTAGTATTAGAAGATTGTAGAATACCAGCTAGTGCATTAGTTGGAAAAGAAGGAGAAGGATTTGCAATAGCAATGAAAACTCTAGATCAAGCTAGATCTTGGATAGGTTGTATTGCAGTTGGAATTGCTCAAAGAGGTATACAAGAAGCCATAGCTTATGGAAAAGAAAGAATACAATTTGGAAAACCTATAATAAAAAATCAAGCATTACAATTTAAAATTGCAGATATGGAAATTAAAACAGAAACTGCAAGACAAATGGTAGCTCATGCTTTAACAAAAATGGATTTAGGTTTACCTTATGGAAAAGAATCAGCTATTGCAAAATGTTATGCTGGGGATATTGCAATGCAAGTATCATCTGAAGCTATACAAATGTTTGGTGGATATGGATACAGCAGAGAATATCCAGTTGAAAAATTAATAAGAGATTCAAAAATATTCCAAATTTTTGAAGGAACTAATGAAATTCAAAGAATCGTAATTGCAAATAATGTGATTGGTCGTTAG